Proteins from one Thalassophryne amazonica chromosome 20, fThaAma1.1, whole genome shotgun sequence genomic window:
- the plekho1a gene encoding pleckstrin homology domain-containing family O member 1-A: MKKSNQNKRGVQDPGQQPIQQPEKAGWIRKFCGRGIFRELWRNRYVVLRGDHLYISDKEVKDERKAQEVFDLADYERSEELRKAKSRSKKNHSRFTVLRCRQPGNTVPNLIFLAVSPEEKESWINAINMAIIRAKNRVFDEVTVDDDQVLVHPTRDRARVPYGRRLPTRGHLAAVASSHRMLTLDLVAEEDCFFPQCHSGIQKFWENSFHGESSCGSRGFGCRQRAGTDVSKLRVTSKEPRVKTGSLPRGTERSWCKQPHLEAAQFHKTQQSQTPQPGKRFTLQGRSRCASLDEVLSSRPAMIRSELRSALRYCPTKEEGQGGASVQPVGQLQSLIAQRMQRAQELLEEMRLQELQKAKAERERANGSPYLKSLDSPRLHHLRGSESPHSSRSSGSQRSRSSDSPRLRGKESPRSKVKRNRSKGTDSPRSRGSRSPISKANTSPRLGASPHLSSSDAPPTKHSGASKLQSSACSSKDEDLPESGFNAAHDDGFDQTDFPQLRSEKESPCQSENFPSVSGSCESSQSKIPDSLSSLFLASPSAPLTEEELEVERRRAEAERLLEEAMSSWKEAQEVLQEVKELQSQTLRRQRRKTYEKTTSTAARSPTATGGGNDTDEEESETA; encoded by the exons ATGAAGAAAAGCAACCAGAACAAACGG GGGGTTCAGGATCCGGGGCAGCAGCCCATCCAGCAGCCAGAGAAGGCAGGCTGGATCAGGAAGTTCTGTGGACGAGGGATCTTCAGAGAACTTTGGAGGAACCGCTATGTGGTTCTGAGAGGAGACCACTTGTACATCTCTGACAAGGAG GTGAAGGACGAGCGGAAAGCACAGGAAGTCTTTGACCTCGCTGATTATGAGCGGTCGGAGGAGCTGAGGAAAGCCAAAAGCCGAAGCAAGAAAAACCACAGCCGGTTCACGGTTCTGCGCTGCCGCCAACCCGGAAACACT GTTCCGAACCTAATTTTTCTGGCCGTAAGTCCTGAGGAAAAGGAATCGTGGATTAATGCCATCAACATGGCTATCATCAGAGCCAAGAACCGGGTTTTTGATGAG GTAACCGTTGATGATGACCAGGTGTTGGTTCATCCCACAAGAGACCGAGCGAGGGTTCCTTATGGCCGTCGGCTGCCGACCAGAGGACACCTCGCGGCTGTG GCTTCCTCCCACCGTATGCTGACCCTTGACTTGGTTGCTGAAGAGGACTGCTTCTTTCCTCAGTGTCACAGTGGGATACAGAAATTCTGGGAAAACAGTTTCCATGGGGAAAGTTCTTGTGGATCGCGTGGGTTCGGATGTCGTCAGCGGGCTGGGACCGATGTCTCAAAGCTGCGAGTGACCTCCAAGGAGCCCCGAGTGAAGACGGGAAGCCTGCCCAGGGGCACTGAGCGCTCATGGTGCAAACAGCCCCACCTGGAGGCTGCACAGTTCCACAAGACTCAACAG TCTCAAACACCGCAGCCTGGGAAGCGCTTCACCCTGCAGGGGCGGAGTCGCTGCGCCTCATTGGATGAAGTCCTCTCCTCCAG ACCGGCAATGATCCGCTCCGAGTTGCGCTCTGCTTTGCGCTACTGTCCCACCAAAGAGGAGGGACAGGGCGGAGCTTCAGTCCAACCAGTTGGTCAGCTGCAGAGTCTCATCGCTCAGAGGATGCAAAGAGCTCAAGAACTGCTGGAGGAGATGAGACTACAG GAGCTGCAGAAGGCCAAAGCTGAAAGAGAGCGAGCCAACGGATCCCCTTACCTGAAGAGCCTCGACTCCCCTCGCCTCCACCACCTCAGGGGCTCAGAGTCTCCTCATTCCAG CAGGTCTTCTGGATCTCAGAGGAGCCGAAGCAGTGACTCTCCTCGTCTTCGAGGGAAAGAGTCTCCACGCTCCAAAGTCAAGAGGAATCGCTCCAAAGGAACAGACTCACCTCGGTCCAGAGGATCCCGTTCGCCCATCTCCAAAGCCAACACCTCACCTCGACTTGGTGCGTCTCCTCATTTGTCTTCCAGTGATGCACCTCCAACAAAACACTCAGGAGCATCAAAACTCCAGAGTTCTGCTTGTTCCAGTAAAGATGAAGACTTGCCTGAATCAGGATTCAACGCTGCACATGACGATGGATTTGATCAAACCGACTTCCCTCAGCTGAGGAGCGAAAAGGAGTCACCTTGCCAGAGTGAGAACTTCCCAAGTGTGTCCGGATCCTGTGAGTCCTCGCAGTCTAAAATCCCAGACAGCCTTTCCTCGCTCTTTCTTGCCTCCCCTTCTGCTCCACTGACAGAGGAGGAGCTGGAGGTGGAGAGGAGGCGTGCTGAGGCTGAGCGCCTCCTCGAAGAAGCCATGTCATCATGGAAGGAGGCACAGGAGGTCCTGCAGGAGGTGAAGGAGCTGCAGAGCCAGACGCTCCGACGTCAACGCAGGAAGACCTACGAGAAAACAACGTCCACAGCGGCCAGGTCGCCTACGGCGACGGGAGGAGGCAACGACACAGATGAGGAGGAATCTGAGACGGCTTGA